TGTCTGACGACCCACTTTAACTCATCAGCGTGGACGTGTGCTAAAGCCAATAACGTAATCACAGTTCTGAACCGATAACGGAGAacataataatttttatattagCTGGTTTTCCAGCTAAAGTCTTTTGTGTGTCGTTTTCATCTCCGTCTCATGTTTGTATTAATATCCATGTAAAGCATCCGTGTATTTAGTATTatctctctgacttcatcttcGTCGATGACTTCTCTATGTGTGCTGTTTGGCCACTGGGTGTCTCTGTTCGCTTGTCTAAGAgaataatctaatctaatgaATAATCCAGGAGTGCTGACACCTCATTGAGGCACTCACACCATCACTGCCCACAATCTTTAGGATTATTAGAGAAAATGTTGAGGAATAAATGGTGTCTCCTCTCTTGTGGTCTGACAGGAGAAActagcagagaggaagaagctCCTGCTGAAGGCAGCTCAGAGGTAAATGTCCACAGTGTCCATGTCTCTGCTGTGTTCACCAGAGTTCAGTTCTCCTCCTGACACCAGGTCACCTGGTGGATCTGGTCCCCTGACCCCGCTCCATTGTCCTCCAGTGATGAAGAACTTTCTCCTGTGTGCCACTAATTatcatcacaaacacatttttctcctGGGTTATAACAACTGAATTATAGCCGtatgctagcagctagcagtTACAGTTGTTGGATCTGCTCCACCAAAACAAGATGGAGAACCTTCTCAGGAACCTTCTGGATCCACAGCACCAGGTGCTGGAGAAGAACCCATTTACATAGGACCTGCACACCTTTAACACCTGTTGCATCTTTAGCACCTTTAGCACTGTTAGCACCTGTAGCACCTTTAGCACTTTTAAGACTTTTAACACCTTTAGCAGTATTAGCACCTTTAGCACTTTTAGCCCCTTTAGCGCTTTTAATAACTACAACACTTTTACCACCCTTACCACATTTAGCACCTTTAACATCTTTAGCGCTTTTACCACCTTGAACACTTGTAGTACTTTTAGCACCTTTAGTACTTTTAGTACATTTAGCACTTTTAGCACCTGTAGCACCTGTAGCACCTGTAGCACCTGTAGCACCTGTAGCACCTGTAGCACCAGCCAGCTTCCTATCCtaacaggtttgtgtgtgttagcatgctGTTTGCTCATCTTCCTGGTGGTATTCTGGTTGAGGGGGATCATGAAGTTTTCCATCCTGCTTGTTACCGATCCATATGTGCACACTGTAAAAAGTGAAGAAATGCAAATCATTACAGTCATTTTTATTATACATGAACTCACAAATATCCATAAAATAGAATAATTACTTCCCTCCCCTCCAGCAACAGTTAAGGTCTGATTAATCACCGTCTAAGTTGTGCAACCCAGTAAAATCAGGATGAGAGCAACTCTGACAAACcagatcgtgtgtgtgtgtgtgtgtgtgtgtgtgtgtgtgtgtgtgtgtgtgtgtgtgtgtgtgtgtgtgtgtgtttccagtcaacatgaggagaaggagaaagctCTGAAGgaccagctgtctcacctcaCCGCCCTGCTCCCAACGCTCCAGGTAAGAGACACAGGAGTCACTGCAGACACAGGAGTCACTGCAGACACAGGAGTCACTGCAGACACAGGAGTCACTGCTGACACAGGAGTCACTGCTGACACAGGAGTCACTGCAGACACAGGAGTCACTGCAGAATTTCACTGTACCCTTTGTatgatgacaaataaagtttgttaATCTTAATCTAATCCTAAATTTTACCAAAAAGAACTGAAGAAAGTTCTCCCCTTTATCTATACATTGATGTACATTCTTACCAGGACAGAATCCTGTATGGACTATCATCTCATCTGAAATCTTAATCTGACTAATCCGTCCCTTTGTTAGACTAAAGTAGTGGAGTAAAAAGTACTTTACGCAGTAAAAGTATGGTATCCTGCTAAGTGTAATCTGGTTTGGTTGTTCTTTCAGGTCCACCTCATCACCTGCTCCTCGTTCCTCAGCTCCGCCAACAAGTTTGAGTTTCTGGACATGGGCTATGTGAGTCCAGCCACAGAGTTCAGGTCAACGTTACCGTGGTAACGGCTGAGTTCAGGGGATGCTGCACCGCGTCACCGACTCACACCCGTGTTCTTGCTCACGCAGCAGCTCATGGAGCGACTGAAGAGGATCGTGAAGCTTCCTCACCGCCTGAAGCCGGTGCAGAGCAGCAGGGTGAGCAGAACGTACGACGGGCTCACCCGTTCACACCTCCAGGTTCCAGTCCCTCAGGGGTTAAacgtggatggatggatggatggatggatggatggatggatggatggcaggTTTCCACTGATCAGGGGATTCCCACCGATCGACATTCAAACTGATCAATTCTGTCAATCGTTGATGACCTTACTTTTATTGGTCATCGAACATTATCTcagttttacacatttttttgaaaaccacagTTCTGTTCAGCAGATTAGAGATTGTATGAAGTGGAtttccaccaatcagaacactCGTAGCGTTTCACTTCACCAATAGACAGCGGTGTGTTTTTGGTGTCGTTTCAGTAGACAAAGTTCATACTGACACAGAATTATCCTTTCAAtagcaattaaaaagaaatttagCTGCTTTGAATTGGAAAAAGTAGCATCAGCAGATGGACAAAAATAGAAATTGAACactaataaaatgaaatcttaGGATAAAGGAAAGAGTTGGTTTATGCTGAGATAAATGTTGActcaaaaatgacattttcagtgatttgaatgactttttttttgctgcttggaACAAATGAACAGGTTTTTGTGCAGCTCAGACATTTTAGGTTAATTATGGGGGTTATTGCAATTATAAAAATTTTAAGGGTTAATATCCGCTGGCAATTTGAGTAATATTCATCCCATAGTACCAACACGACTtaacaagacaaacaaacaaacaactgaagGGCAAAACATCTTTCAAGGGTGAACACAATGCTGTACTCCATTGATCATGaatagaaacacaaaatgaGTCAGAGCTCGACTCACAGCGGGGGGGATTGGAAATATTAACTTTAATATTAGTAGACTTAGCTAACAGACTTCTTCAGATTTGGATTGGATAATAAATAACgataataatataatacagataataagaataaattataaaaaggaATTATAATctttattatctttattataatattttaatgaattgtaATTACAAAAATTAGAATTTTTTATCTATATAAAAATATCTATGTAAATTTTATaatcttttatgttttttacaATCTTTACTATAAATTAATtctaataaaagtaataatagtCTTGTGGAGCCAGAACTTCCCTTCCCATCAGGATGGAGGTGAGTAGATACAATCCATCCAAACAGCATGAAATACATGAACCCAATGAAGCCTGTTAGAGGATGGAACTGAACAAAGTTCAAGTTAACACACACGTTCAGCTCAATCCTTGCTTTGTTATAAACATGATTATATCCATAACAGAGTATTTACGTTGATTacttctttcttccttccttcagaTTAACACAGACTACAGGAGTGAGTTTGCTCGTTGCCTGGAGTCCTTACTGTTCCTGGACCAGCGCTGTCCCCCTGTGGTGGATGAGTGTCCCAGTGTTTCAGCCAGGTGGGGTCGTCTCCTGCATGAACACTGAATTCACAAGCTGCTTccacttcctggttgttgtcacTTCCTGGACGCTCCTGGAAATTAAAACCCTGAGCAGCAGATTAACGCTCGTAGAAAAGTCCAACGCAGTCAGTGAGGGGAACGGAGGCGTCACGCCTGAACTAATGGTGTACTGTCTGTAGTGTCTGAACACACCTTgttgtctgggggggggggggggtgtcctaCTTTAGGACAGTACCAGACCATGCAGTTAGATGGATGGTGGGGTAGATGCCTCCATGTTGTGCGCTGTGGCTCTGGGTTACCTTCATGTGAAGGCCGTCTTTAAACACCTGTTGTGACGGCTCAGAGAGAACACGCCTGCTGGTTTTTGTGTTCCCACCACACACcctgacccatttatttttgcCCCATCAGTGTCCCCTAAATGTCACAGGTCTTTAAGCCCCCTCACTCATACCAGCGTACTAAAAACTCTGCAAGACGCAACCAGGGGGGAGACTGGTGCCCCCGCTGGCACTATTTTTATCATAAATTCACAGAGCTCTCCAGGATTTATCTGAAAACTGCTTTGTTCCAGGCCGTTTATGTCACGGCATTAACACGGGTGTGAGTGGGCGGGGCAGGACATGGGGCGGCGTGTTCTAGACAGGTCCTCAGTCACATCAACACGGGTTGAGAAGTAACAGCCTGCCAGAGCCCAGGTGAAGGTACGGTTATTTTATATCAGTTCCTGTCTGTTTGTAAAGACTCATGTGTTCATGACTGACCTGCTGTGTGACGCTGCTGTCAGAAGGAATGTCTTTATAGAAGTTTGGAGTGACCCTCATCAGCACTGACTTTGTGTTTATTGCCTTTATTGATTTAATAATGGCTGATTGGTAAAGTGCTTGGTGTGAACCTGAAGATGTGTAATGAAATGGGTGGAGTCACACCTGGATACCTGTAGATGAGCCTCAGCGTAGATGGTAGCTGGAGAATGTTCACGCTGGTGCACATGTTCACCAACCCGCTCCCAGGACTGACGTCCTCCAGAGACGTCTCAGCTTTGTCTTCTTGTAGACCTTTTAATAGAGGTGTGACAGTTAAAAATAGAGTGTTCATCTGGGATTCACTGGAAAGAGCTTTGAAGAGTCCTCCCTTAAAGGGATCCTATGACGAAAAACATTTCCTCTACATACGTGTGGCCGTCTGTTACCCTACCatctcctagaatctggaatcCTATATCGATTGTTCAGCACACAAACTGGTCCAGAAACACTCTTCAGAATCAGCTAGTTTTGTGATTTAACAACAGGAGTGATTTGCATAGCTCCGCCCCATCTGCACAAGAACATTCCCCTCTTCCCGGATCAGGGCATGTTCATCTCCAGGGTGAAGTTTAGTAAGGTAGCGGTGTGTCGTACTGTCGTCACTCAGAGCCAAACATGGCTTTGCCTACGAGTATGACtgagtatggtgaagtcagCTTGTATTTGGCTAAATAATTACCTCTGCTTTGGTCCGTCTACTCTGCGATAGCGTTGAAAGCTAGTTTCATGTTGATGCCATTACGAGGGAGCTTGGTTGTTCCCACTAACACGTCTGCAAACCTGTCCAAATGACTGGAGACATTAGCTTCATTAGCTTCTGTTAGCAATGGGAGTCGACACAATAGGGTCCGAGAGGCTGTTTGTTAGccgaattgttcgtaagtcgttatATATAAAATTTCAATCCATAATTCCAAGAAGGACTGAGAtgagggagatgagtgttgggGGGGGTGCGTCTGGGGCGCTGGGTGGGGAAACCAGTCGGATGTGGTGCGTGTTTGAAAGTACGATCCTACGAACGTAATGCAGCGTTTCCGAACCTTTAGACACCAATCAGCGGTTGTTCACAGCTACCAATGTTTGTAGTTGGATGTTTGTATCtccatgaacacctggttcatcCACCGTAAGCATTAGCCCATGCTATCGTTAGCCACATGCTCTCCGTGAGAGGAGCACGTAACAGACTGAGCTCGTTATTATTGGATGGCCAGCCGAGAAAAACGGCGTGTTCTCGGTAGAGATCATTTCTGACCGCTGGTGTTCAGGACCACCAGCGGTGTGAAATGGATTAAAGAGTATAAAATGAGACTTTAACAAGTGTTGTCAGACTCTGGACGGTTCAGAAAAATCTGCTGACCGTGACCAAACCTCAAGTGTTGGGAATTATCAGAAAAGCTGCTCTGCATTTAAAAAGCTGCTCTGTGTGCCCTCTGAATACAGGGTACATGTTAATAATGTGTGGTCGTgctggttctgtggttctgtggCTCCTCTACCTAATGGGACTACGATTgtccccccacctcaccccagGCACCAGTCCCCTGTCTCCATGTCCTGCCGCTCCCCGTCTCTCAGTGAGATGCCCCAGGGCTCTGTGTTGGGGCGGAGGCCGACTTGTCACCGTAACATCTGCACCAAGGTGCTCCTCGCCGAGGGGACGGAGACCCCGTTCACGGAGCACTGCCGGAGCTACGAGGACACCTACAGGGTGAGCGCTGCGCTCCCTGGAAACCTAAACATCTCTAGAGGGTGGATGGGCTACACCTGGCAGCTGCACCACCTTCAGAACCCTGCGGTTTTAGAGACTGTTTGTATGTTGCAGACGTTTCAGGTGGAGATTCAAAACCTGAAGGACCAGGTCCAGGAGCTGCATCGAGACCTGACCAAGCACCACTCCATCATCAACACAGATAAGATGGGAGAGATCCTGAACAGGTCTCTGCACATAGACGACCAGATCGCCTCCCAGTGTTCCACGGTGGAAACCATGAGAGTCAGGTTTGAAGAGGTTGGTCCAGAGACGCCTTTGTGGCCGGACCTTCAGGGTGTATCGTCTGCTCTGCAGAGTTCTGGaaagagaaatgtttaaattgtccTCCAATACCTCTGGCTGCATACCTCCCAGCCAGTTTTCACATAGTGTACTGTTTTAAATATAGACTACCACGAATCCAAATGGAGGGAAAAGAAATGTCAAGGTATCCCATGAGCGCTGTGGTCCGTGTGACATCGCATTTAATCACAATCAATGTTTTCCTCACAGGTTTGGGACGAGACATTTCAGCGCGTTGCTAATGAGCAGGAGATCTATGAAGGTGAATGTTCTCCGTGAAACACTTATCTGTGGTGTTCCAGCGTGCGCCGCTCGCCTCGTCCAACGCTACGAAGACTCTGGAGTGATGAAGGAGTGAGATCTGGGCATGGGGCAGagtggaaaaaacacacaagcacttaCCAAGAAACTGTATCCCGACATTGATCCTTTGGCAAAGTGGTGCCTGAGAGACATACtatatttatcccaaactgagaaataattttaaattaattaataaatgaatttagtcccagtttgggattaaaaaaaaaggatatctatctatctatctgatgGTACACGTTCACCTCGGCTTACCTCGTCTGGAGttacgtcgttctcgattatacgtcggGTTTCAAAAATGtacactaaaaataaaaatcaagtttgtcATTTAATCCACTTTACGTCTATCTGCcacaaatactgtaatcaaatAATATAATGTATTATGCCATATTGGTAATATTATAGTATTAACTGGTAGCAACCAACTGGTTAATACTATGAGGAAGTAgaggctgaagacaagacggtGAATTTTTTCCTATACAGTAATTATGGTaatagggtaatttaaacgtttctgacccccccccccccatactgatattagaccactttctatctgtattaccttcaacacactctgatagactgtttaaagcacttttgtgtctcatggaagtccgagactcacggaacgtagaacacttctggatgatgtcagccaacagaatgcgagtacggtgtcacatgactacctaccaaaaatcctcTATGAGGTGAAATCAAGACTGTTGATGCGCAAATATGCAATGTAATTGTTTGTCAGCtaaaaatagattcatataaaccaaatattaaaatacatccattaataaagtttggtacagaactgggaatggttagcTACAGTTTAGCCTGGACGCCACTTACGttgcgtctcctggaaccagttGATGTCAGACGAGGTTTACCTCCACCGGGACTTTTGTTGTTTCTATAGTTTCCCGTTTCCATAGTTACAAGGTTGGACTTTCCAAAGCCGATCTCATTCAACATTTTTCCCACCTGAAAGAGCCGAGAGCAGGAGCGTTCTGCCAGTTGTCATGTTTAGGACTAGATGTTGGACTTGTGAAGGTCTCAGGTCATAGGTCACAGCTCTAGAATCAAACAGCTCTCATTTACTTAACAGTTAACTCACTGGTTCCACCACCACGTCTGAAACGCTCCAGGCAGTTTTCTACAGAACAAACTTCTCATGAGGAACATAATCTGACATGTGGACCTCCTCAGGACTTCTTCACACCTGTTTTTCTTCACGTTGTGATTCCAGCCCAGCTTCATGACCTGATGCAGCTGAAGCAGGAGAACTCCTACCTGACCACCATCACCAGACAGATCAGCCCTTACATCCTGTCCATCGCCAAAGTCAAAGAGCGACTGGAGCCCAGGTGGGGTGATCGCTCTGCATGATGTTCTTCTACATCTACATGCTGTCCTCCTGGACAGATGAGTGGATGGAAACTGTTGTTTCCTCCACAAGAGATGagattttaatgttttagttGATTTTTCTACAGATGAGTATCTTCACTAAAGTCAGTGCAGCTTCCCACAATCCTCAGACTGAACCTACTGAGATCTAGAAAATAACACCTGTAATTTTTGTCAGCAAATTCCATGGAAAGGTCAAAACAAGAGCTGTTTTTAGGTTGTGTGCTCAGCCTCTCTTTTTCCCGTCGAAActcattgttctcctgggggaacAAGAGGTTTTTATGGTCATAAACTCTTCTGCTACACTAAATCCTCACTGAACGGGGTCGCCAAAAACCTTCCCTGTTCATGCAGTACCACGTCAAAACGACACGCTGTTCCGTGTTGTTTCCACACGGAGAAGGTGAACGTATCCATTACAACCATGACTCTGAGCTGAGGACCAAAGACACGAGAAGATGGAAGAACTGAGAGAAGTTGAGGACTTTTCTTTAAACGCACAAAACACGTCTTTCCACATGTTTGTTACAGGTTCCACGAGTCTAAAGATCACCATGACGACCACAGGGAGACAGGAGTGGAAATCTATGAAGACAAACCGATGGTTAAAGACGGTCGCGACAGGTATGGCCAG
This sequence is a window from Antennarius striatus isolate MH-2024 chromosome 5, ASM4005453v1, whole genome shotgun sequence. Protein-coding genes within it:
- the rnf207a gene encoding RING finger protein 207 isoform X3, producing MRPISSAPSLTGTLSGRVVCRYPSVIKGNTLPPEDPLLKFLVNNSADAEETVQCANCDQESSKQDGGLMFYCNTCSQPLCSACKEVTHKARMFSHHEIVSLAKGTKAKHKKCPLHEEPYILFSTENKTMLCIKCFRDMQVESRAHCIDIETAYVQGCEMLDHAVLVVKELQTSAREAIVLLRAMIGEVCLNVEEEQNAICSLFNSLQEKLAERKKLLLKAAQSQHEEKEKALKDQLSHLTALLPTLQVHLITCSSFLSSANKFEFLDMGYQLMERLKRIVKLPHRLKPVQSSRINTDYRSEFARCLESLLFLDQRCPPVVDECPSVSARHQSPVSMSCRSPSLSEMPQGSVLGRRPTCHRNICTKVLLAEGTETPFTEHCRSYEDTYRTFQVEIQNLKDQVQELHRDLTKHHSIINTDKMGEILNRSLHIDDQIASQCSTVETMRVRFEEVWDETFQRVANEQEIYEAQLHDLMQLKQENSYLTTITRQISPYILSIAKVKERLEPRFHESKDHHDDHRETGVEIYEDKPMVKDGRDSDDQTSVPDPDKSNRTLILDPGEGSVRTGRPARQSSDGDVQPR
- the rnf207a gene encoding RING finger protein 207 isoform X1 yields the protein MAGEIFTNLDSRNVSCSDFHPLVCQLCHEQYQSPCLLDCYHIFCARCLRSRTNETHLICPLCGYPSVIKGNTLPPEDPLLKFLVNNSADAEETVQCANCDQESSKQDGGLMFYCNTCSQPLCSACKEVTHKARMFSHHEIVSLAKGTKAKHKKCPLHEEPYILFSTENKTMLCIKCFRDMQVESRAHCIDIETAYVQGCEMLDHAVLVVKELQTSAREAIVLLRAMIGEVCLNVEEEQNAICSLFNSLQEKLAERKKLLLKAAQSQHEEKEKALKDQLSHLTALLPTLQVHLITCSSFLSSANKFEFLDMGYQLMERLKRIVKLPHRLKPVQSSRINTDYRSEFARCLESLLFLDQRCPPVVDECPSVSARHQSPVSMSCRSPSLSEMPQGSVLGRRPTCHRNICTKVLLAEGTETPFTEHCRSYEDTYRTFQVEIQNLKDQVQELHRDLTKHHSIINTDKMGEILNRSLHIDDQIASQCSTVETMRVRFEEVWDETFQRVANEQEIYEAQLHDLMQLKQENSYLTTITRQISPYILSIAKVKERLEPRFHESKDHHDDHRETGVEIYEDKPMVKDGRDSDDQTSVPDPDKSNRTLILDPGEGSVRTGRPARQSSDGDVQPR
- the rnf207a gene encoding RING finger protein 207 isoform X4 yields the protein MFYCNTCSQPLCSACKEVTHKARMFSHHEIVSLAKGTKAKHKKCPLHEEPYILFSTENKTMLCIKCFRDMQVESRAHCIDIETAYVQGCEMLDHAVLVVKELQTSAREAIVLLRAMIGEVCLNVEEEQNAICSLFNSLQEKLAERKKLLLKAAQSQHEEKEKALKDQLSHLTALLPTLQVHLITCSSFLSSANKFEFLDMGYQLMERLKRIVKLPHRLKPVQSSRINTDYRSEFARCLESLLFLDQRCPPVVDECPSVSARHQSPVSMSCRSPSLSEMPQGSVLGRRPTCHRNICTKVLLAEGTETPFTEHCRSYEDTYRTFQVEIQNLKDQVQELHRDLTKHHSIINTDKMGEILNRSLHIDDQIASQCSTVETMRVRFEEVWDETFQRVANEQEIYEAQLHDLMQLKQENSYLTTITRQISPYILSIAKVKERLEPRFHESKDHHDDHRETGVEIYEDKPMVKDGRDSDDQTSVPDPDKSNRTLILDPGEGSVRTGRPARQSSDGDVQPR
- the rnf207a gene encoding RING finger protein 207 isoform X2, whose product is MAGEIFTNLDSRNVSCSDFHPLVCQLCHEQYQSPCLLDCYHIFCARCLRSRTNETHLICPLCGYPSVIKGNTLPPEDPLLKFLVNNSADAEETVQCANCDQESSKQDGGLMFYCNTCSQPLCSACKEVTHKARMFSHHEIVSLAKGTKAKHKKCPLHEEPYILFSTENKTMLCIKCFRDMQVESRAHCIDIETAYVQGCEMLDHAVLVVKELQTSAREAIVLLRAMIGEVCLNVEEEQNAICSLFNSLQEKLAERKKLLLKAAQSQHEEKEKALKDQLSHLTALLPTLQVHLITCSSFLSSANKFEFLDMGYLMERLKRIVKLPHRLKPVQSSRINTDYRSEFARCLESLLFLDQRCPPVVDECPSVSARHQSPVSMSCRSPSLSEMPQGSVLGRRPTCHRNICTKVLLAEGTETPFTEHCRSYEDTYRTFQVEIQNLKDQVQELHRDLTKHHSIINTDKMGEILNRSLHIDDQIASQCSTVETMRVRFEEVWDETFQRVANEQEIYEAQLHDLMQLKQENSYLTTITRQISPYILSIAKVKERLEPRFHESKDHHDDHRETGVEIYEDKPMVKDGRDSDDQTSVPDPDKSNRTLILDPGEGSVRTGRPARQSSDGDVQPR